Genomic DNA from Lycorma delicatula isolate Av1 chromosome 5, ASM4794821v1, whole genome shotgun sequence:
GTATCTCAGATTTTTCTTTCATGAATACTGaagttttttatgatatatttatactgatgaattttaaatttgatgtttacTTTTGTTTCAGTGATGGATTCGTTCCTAGGTTTGTTTGAGCCGGATGGTGATGGTGAAGACACACAGCTACCTCCAGAACCCCAAGTAGGTAATGTGGAGTATAAATTGAAACTTGTCAATCCATCCCGGCTCAGATTTCAACATCTTGTTACTCaggtatatataatttcatttatttatacttattatttgattattttagcaattattaaatttagttatcaGACATACTTACAGTGgaaattttctcccataacttaACAATTTATGGATGCCTTATTTTGTTCTCAatcacttaagtttttttttaacctcttaaattttatttcattattgatatattttcttcaaaatactaACAGAAAactacaatatttgtttttttcattacttaagacgagactttatttttatttgacatgctaaaaaaaaattctaaaaatactaGCATATCCCATCATGAcagcccacaatatagatgtagctttaCTCACAATGCTTTTTaatagcaaattaatttttttacaaataaaaaatattcaattaacaatattatattttgattttcattaaatcctgataaaacagtaaataaaaatttttatgaaacttactgaaggaatatacgataaacaatgaattgttgcccaaaacttaaataaaggaaaacaacaaaaggaagataagaaaattgaacaatatttgttagactaatccattttatgaatgaattaaaatagttcaatgtaaatgtccaataaagataaacaaaaaattttacaatcccaaatctagcatcctcAGCGCAGCTTCACctgtgctctatggttacttgcacTTCCCGTTACGATCAGAAGGTCATGGCTCCATTCACTCTCCCTTCCCGTTAACTCCCGTGTCTCTTTCACTTacttccctttccatttccttttcactgtttcccattttttccattttccccttcttcccttttaccttttctgatttttcttccCCCTTTTTCTCCCTTCCCCagttttcgatgaatttcagtATAGGTTaattttgccgctaagcagaaatcatggtaaaattctttgttattcctaatttaaaaacaaagccttttctgGACACATGTttgttatgaactttttttattattttaaacagagaaatacagctgtaaaatttaacagcattcttctggagcactcgcacactcattctgtcgctctgcgctcacacataatgtattaatattacttatttgacagaagtaatgaattacttcatttccatgctttacctacACTTTTaaatctcaaccaattttttttgcatctgacatcttTAGTTATTTGCTttacaaattctaattttttaattccattttaatttaatttatttaatccctttcctcttcccccatttccctttcatctttcttcgtttcttttttccatttccttttccccattttcccctttttcaatttttctctttctcccttcttccctgcgcgtaaatcggtccagtagttttttagtctatagcggacacacatatcagaaacattgcgacggaatcgtaaaatatttagtatagcatatgttacttttacgtccaacagatagcgctgttaacatgaaatttagttttttattgatttgaaccccttaaagtaaaaattttgcaaaattctttcttagtgcaAGCCTACATAAacatacgaaggtaccctgaaaatttcaagtctacctgtaatagttttggttgtacgttgatgagtcagtgaatcagtcaggatattctcttttatataagagatgcTTTATTAAACTcctaataaataacttttttcattgtcTTTGTCAAATTTGGACATTAATTTAGTAGCATAATTTTCATgacataaaaacagtttttttttatgtgaaatataagtatttaattataaaaaaagtattttttaaaatgatgcacattttttaacactcttttttactattatttttttttattaaagtagctGTCACTTAAAAAAATGGCTGgtaactgaaaatatttgttctaaaagcagccaaattttgtaaaaaaggagaaaatttttattataagttagtaGGCATTTAATAAAGTATACTTTTAGAATTTATCAACGAACAAACAATTCGTGATTTAATTCACATGtatgtatgtgaaaatttttttctcggattttaatttcaaaattggaTTAATCATTGttagaagattacaaaaatacacaatcGGCTGTTGGTTCACTTCAGAATGACTGCTGaaattagaattttgtaataatcattatgcAATAATGGTGTAAGCTACCAAATTGGCTCAAACGCACTACTGTAGgatttactaaaatgcataaaatatataaatatcaacaacaatatataataaacgacaacaatattatataaataaataataacaacagccacaatcataataaatataacaaaattattcttcataacaaatataaaatcaacccaaaaaaaaaaaaataaaccttagtTGAAAATGATAACTAGACTATTCTCAACATTTGACCCAACaactaaacttttacaaagaaactgaataattataataataacaacaataattttaccaaaatgatattgaactaaaaaatctagaataaatataataataaagataatagagaaaaaactaataaatgaatttaaatcaataactcaccaaaaagaaatcctaatcatagtaatatcaatttttatatttatcataatcagAAACGTGTTAGGATTAATTCCATATGTGTTTATATCAACAAGCCACTTAGTAGTATCAATATCAATCGCATTACCAAGATGAATTATAATCACAACATATAgatgaaaaaactttacaaatgaaatattcaaacacATATTACCAAAAGGAACACCCTCAGCTATTTCACCAATAATAATCCTAATTGAAACTACAGGAAATATTATTCTACCAATCTCCTTAGCAGTTCAACTTACAGCAAATATAATTGCAGGACACCTTCTAATAACCCTATTAGGAAACACATcatcaatcaaaattataatatttattatgccaaTTCAAATAATCCTAACAGCATTTGAAACGGCAATCTCAATAATTCAAGCATATGTATTTGCTACCCTTGTACTACTTTATTCTAGAGAAgtaccttatgaaaaaaaatcacccatTCCACATAGTAACAAAAAGACCATGACcaattatattatcaataaatgtaataactataCTAACAGGAACTGTAAAATGAACTCAAACAAAAGATTATAGTCTTATAATATTAGGAATAACCTTATCAACAATGTCCATAATATTATGATGACGAGACATTACACGAGAAGCAACATTTCAAGgaaatcatacaaataaagtaaaatcactaataaaaagaGGAATAATCATATTCATTAtctcagaaataatattcttcatatcatttttctgaatatttttccaCTCAAGACTAGCACCATCCATTGAAATTGGAATAAACTGACCCCCAAAATCTATTAAACCCTTCAATCCCATAGAAATTCcactattaaatacaattatccTAATCTCATCAGGAATTACAGTAACCTGAGCACACCACAGAATCTTATCAAACAAATtatcaatatcaaataaatcaCTAATATTGACTATCTTCCTAGGGCTATACTTtacatttctacaaaaatgagaatatcaACAATCGACCTTCACAATAGCAGACTCAATTTACTGATCATCATTCTTTCTAACAACAGGATTCCATGGTATCCATGTAATTGTGGGAACAACCTTTATTGCAATCTCAATAATACGATGTATAAAAATACACTTCTCAGCCAGACATCATCTAGGACTAGAAGCAGCAATCTGATACTGACACTTTGTAGACGTAATTTGATTATTCCTATACCTTTCAATTTACTgatgaggaaaataataataatctttttagtaaaaaaagtataattagcctccaactaatagattaaaaaaattaaaaagataatcaaaattacaataacaataatttcactaagatcaatcattattataataataatattcacaatattaatctccaaaaaaataaaataagacgagAAAAAAACTCACCATTCGAATgcggattttcaaaaatatcatcaacacgAAAATCATTTTCTACTCACTTCTTTTTGATTGCAACAATCTTCTTAATCTTCGATATTGAAATCTCAATAATCATaccaatattttcaacaaaaataataattacagaagaATGACTGATTTCATCAACAATTACAATCTTGATCTTAATTATAGGACTAATACATGAATGAAAAATAGGAATACTAGAATGAAGAAATTAAggagaatagttaaatataacatttactttgcaaataaaaattattgaataatcaatttctcttaaatagagtaaagaagtaaaattacaattaatttcgacTTAATATTAAGGATAACCCTCATACTCAAATTAACTGAAGCTAAAAAGAAGCTATTcagtgttaatgaaaaaatttataatatccagttaaaagaataaaaagaaaaggagccgctaactacctttcaagtgaaatcactttattcttatttatatagtttaaaaaaaaacaatacattttcaatgtataaataaataaactttataaatgtccagagaaaagattcataataacaatttcaatgttaGGCTTTAAATTAAGCTAtccgaaaaaaaaaaagaagaaaaaaaagtaaaacttaagaaCATTTAAAGTAAACCTGTCAAAAAGAAACCTAACCACTTCAAAAATCCAGTTAAACCACCTGAAACAAAATATTCCAATCAACCTACATCAACTAATccataactaaaataacaaaaattaaaaaatcgattcaaaaaaaaaccagaagaataaaatcctaaaaatcatatagaactaaaaaaataaaaataaatcaaaccaaaataaaaatataaaaaacttaatacatcaaaaaataaaaataaaagtaaaggaaTCAACCTAAAATCAAAAGGCAAAACATAAAAGAACCCACAAAtagacaagaaaaatataaaaaaagagaaatattcatataaaaactgtaacaaaaattaatataaggaaaaaaaagaattagaagaaaataaataataaattaaacgt
This window encodes:
- the LOC142324642 gene encoding LOW QUALITY PROTEIN: cytochrome c oxidase subunit 3-like (The sequence of the model RefSeq protein was modified relative to this genomic sequence to represent the inferred CDS: substituted 10 bases at 10 genomic stop codons); translated protein: MVLIILGITLSTMSIILXXRDITREATFQGNHTNKVKSLIKRGIIIFIISEIIFFISFFXIFFHSRLAPSIEIGINXPPKSIKPFNPIEIPLLNTIILISSGITVTXAHHRILSNKLSISNKSLILTIFLGLYFTFLQKXEYQQSTFTIADSIYXSSFFLTTGFHGIHVIVGTTFIAISIIRCIKIHFSARHHLGLEAAIXYXHFVDVIXLFLYLSIY